From Rubripirellula reticaptiva, the proteins below share one genomic window:
- a CDS encoding amidohydrolase family protein has protein sequence MLIDAHHHLWKYTTKEYGWIDGSMSVIQKDFLSAELEQVAAASGVDGFVTVQARQTIEETEDLLHIASGQSLIHGVVGWVPLAAPDVDEALDRFEGNPLLKGIRHVVQGEPDVRFIMGDDFNRGVSKLAARGLVYDVLIFAKQLPATIEFADRHPNLSLVLDHIAKPTINPDEFDETWATHLRDLAKRDHVTCKFSGVVTEIRAAEWSIETIRPYWDVALEAFGADRLMFGSDWPVCLLKTDHKRWLETVQTLASELSTDQRAAIFAGNAVRAYGLS, from the coding sequence ATGTTGATTGACGCACACCACCATCTTTGGAAATACACGACCAAAGAATACGGCTGGATCGATGGCTCGATGTCGGTGATCCAAAAAGACTTTCTATCGGCAGAACTGGAACAGGTCGCCGCAGCCAGCGGAGTCGATGGATTCGTGACCGTCCAGGCACGTCAGACAATCGAAGAAACTGAAGACCTGCTGCACATCGCGTCCGGCCAGTCTCTCATCCACGGTGTCGTTGGATGGGTTCCCCTAGCTGCACCGGATGTCGACGAGGCCCTCGACCGTTTCGAAGGCAATCCGTTACTCAAGGGCATCCGGCACGTAGTCCAGGGCGAACCAGACGTCCGATTCATCATGGGCGATGACTTTAACCGAGGCGTAAGCAAACTGGCGGCACGCGGTCTCGTCTATGACGTGCTAATCTTCGCCAAGCAATTGCCAGCAACGATCGAGTTTGCGGACCGTCACCCGAACCTGTCGCTGGTGCTCGATCATATCGCCAAGCCAACAATCAATCCGGACGAGTTTGACGAAACCTGGGCAACGCATCTACGTGACCTTGCCAAACGCGATCACGTGACCTGTAAGTTCTCGGGCGTCGTCACCGAAATCCGAGCCGCGGAGTGGTCGATTGAAACCATCCGCCCGTACTGGGATGTTGCCCTGGAAGCCTTCGGTGCTGACCGCTTGATGTTTGGCAGCGACTGGCCAGTGTGCCTGTTGAAGACCGACCACAAGCGATGGCTCGAGACCGTGCAAACGCTGGCCAGCGAGCTTTCCACCGACCAACGAGCAGCAATCTTCGCAGGCAATGCGGTTCGTGCTTACGGCCTTTCGTAA
- a CDS encoding zinc-binding alcohol dehydrogenase family protein — protein sequence MRAIQISDVKTLKAIEIDTPSAPGPGMALVKTHRMGVCGTDVSCYLGKFPFFDFPRIPGHELGVEVVSVGEGVENVKSGDACSIEPYMNCGTCYPCRRGAINCCQNLKVIGVMCDGGLCESFLVRADKLHPSTKLNYDQLALVETLAIGCHANDRGAPAGGDHALIIGMGPIGLSTLEFARLTDATISVMDMNPDRLKFVEQNYGIKNTVLFKGDDSELDRMKEITGGDMYQVITDATGNKHSMSGAFQYLAPTGTLVYVGITTDELTFRHPVMHRPEATIKASRNAMPADFTRIIGLIEDGTINTDPWITHRTSFEGVLNDFESFTKPETGVIKAIIEVA from the coding sequence ATGCGTGCTATTCAGATCTCTGACGTCAAGACACTTAAAGCCATTGAAATCGACACGCCATCGGCGCCGGGCCCGGGAATGGCCTTGGTAAAGACTCACCGCATGGGCGTGTGCGGCACCGACGTCAGTTGCTATTTGGGCAAGTTTCCGTTTTTTGACTTCCCGCGGATTCCGGGCCACGAACTCGGCGTCGAAGTCGTCTCGGTTGGCGAAGGCGTAGAAAACGTCAAGTCAGGAGATGCCTGCAGCATTGAACCATACATGAACTGTGGAACGTGCTATCCCTGCCGTCGTGGTGCGATCAACTGCTGCCAAAACTTAAAGGTGATCGGCGTGATGTGCGACGGCGGCCTCTGTGAGTCATTCTTGGTCCGCGCAGACAAACTGCATCCATCAACCAAACTTAACTACGACCAGTTGGCGTTGGTCGAAACGCTCGCGATCGGTTGCCATGCAAATGACCGTGGTGCTCCCGCGGGCGGCGATCACGCGCTGATCATCGGGATGGGCCCTATCGGTTTGTCGACACTTGAGTTCGCTCGACTGACTGACGCAACCATTAGCGTGATGGACATGAACCCTGATCGGCTGAAGTTTGTCGAGCAGAACTACGGCATCAAGAACACCGTTCTGTTCAAAGGCGACGACAGCGAGCTTGATCGAATGAAGGAGATCACTGGCGGTGACATGTATCAGGTCATCACAGACGCTACCGGCAACAAGCATTCGATGTCGGGTGCGTTTCAGTACTTGGCGCCAACCGGAACGCTGGTTTACGTGGGGATCACGACGGACGAATTAACATTCCGCCATCCAGTAATGCATCGCCCCGAGGCGACGATCAAAGCGTCTCGGAACGCGATGCCAGCCGACTTCACACGGATCATTGGCTTGATCGAGGACGGAACCATCAACACGGATCCATGGATCACACATCGCACAAGCTTTGAAGGAGTGCTTAACGATTTTGAATCCTTCACCAAGCCCGAGACCGGCGTGATCAAAGCCATCATCGAAGTCGCCTAG
- a CDS encoding FxsA family protein: MFIRLFALFVIVPLVELYLLLRLSEATSWGTTLAIVIVTGFIGSVLARREGVMAWRRFGAAMAEGRMPSKEIQDGLMIVFAAALLLTPGLITDFVGFSLLVPMGRNFFRRLVLARYGGSFHVQVNGQTVQGSATHAQHRGPVVPGDGGPDHAASETPLNRQPRVDTIDAAAVKHRT; encoded by the coding sequence ATGTTTATCCGATTATTTGCCCTCTTTGTGATCGTTCCGCTGGTCGAACTGTACCTGCTGTTGCGATTATCAGAAGCGACCTCATGGGGGACGACGCTGGCGATCGTCATCGTGACCGGATTCATTGGGTCCGTGTTGGCCCGCCGCGAAGGCGTCATGGCTTGGCGTCGGTTCGGCGCTGCGATGGCCGAGGGCCGGATGCCAAGCAAGGAAATCCAAGACGGACTGATGATCGTGTTCGCTGCCGCGCTTTTGTTGACGCCGGGACTGATCACCGACTTTGTCGGGTTTTCGCTGTTGGTCCCGATGGGACGAAATTTCTTTCGTCGGCTGGTGCTGGCTCGCTACGGCGGTTCGTTCCACGTCCAAGTCAACGGCCAAACAGTCCAGGGATCCGCAACGCATGCTCAGCATCGCGGTCCGGTAGTGCCAGGCGATGGAGGACCAGATCACGCGGCGTCAGAAACGCCGCTGAATCGTCAGCCACGGGTCGATACGATTGATGCAGCCGCGGTAAAGCATCGGACTTAA
- a CDS encoding ThuA domain-containing protein, translating into MTGSPRLLLLALILTMVHGRISRGDEPANQTAGRLLRALMVTGGCCHDYENQKQLISEGLTKQLGPIDWTIVDYDDKRETKADIYNQPDWIKSYDVVVHNECYGAVEDGLFVQSIVDAHVQHKVPALVIHCSMHSYRAAPTADSWRSLLGVTSRRHEKVKRSLTVVPTDAGKRNPITTGLGDSWATPNGELYIIENVWPNTDVLATAHSDETGNNEPVVWTNTYKGVRVFGTTLGHHNETISTDQWQQMVAQGFRWATAKDATNESKN; encoded by the coding sequence ATGACTGGCTCACCAAGACTGCTTTTGCTCGCCCTGATTCTGACAATGGTCCATGGACGCATTAGCCGCGGCGATGAACCAGCAAACCAAACCGCTGGCCGTCTGTTGCGTGCGTTGATGGTGACTGGCGGATGCTGTCACGACTACGAAAACCAAAAACAACTGATCAGCGAGGGACTAACGAAACAGTTGGGACCTATCGATTGGACCATCGTCGACTACGACGACAAGCGAGAAACCAAAGCTGACATTTACAATCAACCCGATTGGATCAAGTCTTATGACGTCGTCGTTCACAATGAATGCTATGGTGCGGTCGAAGACGGACTGTTTGTGCAGAGCATTGTCGATGCGCATGTGCAACACAAAGTGCCGGCCTTGGTAATCCACTGCTCGATGCACTCGTACCGTGCCGCACCGACAGCCGATTCTTGGCGATCGCTACTTGGTGTAACCAGTCGCCGTCATGAAAAAGTGAAGCGCAGCCTGACCGTCGTCCCAACTGATGCAGGAAAGCGGAATCCGATCACCACGGGACTTGGCGATTCGTGGGCGACCCCCAATGGCGAGCTGTACATTATCGAAAACGTTTGGCCGAATACCGATGTGCTGGCCACCGCACACAGCGATGAAACCGGCAACAACGAACCCGTCGTTTGGACCAATACGTACAAGGGAGTGCGAGTCTTCGGAACGACGCTGGGACATCACAACGAAACGATCTCGACGGACCAATGGCAACAGATGGTCGCCCAAGGTTTCCGGTGGGCCACCGCAAAAGACGCTACCAACGAATCAAAAAACTGA
- a CDS encoding family 16 glycoside hydrolase translates to MTRMFTVTCLFLLAAHGDAFAGKNVAIEPKTGEVGSPSVSETFDSALASPSTGVKGEWKVVDSALVGKELSSDKHAAVLNYQMKNRNSVVRFSFKLDDSTRGFMFSLNHAKGHLFRVSVTPSEVSINLDKDKKDPKSKAMKLATAKAGFEQGKWYTMQVEMKGDRVVAQTDNGALLDVVHPQLDVDKPNYRFVMKGDSLSIDDLQIWTLN, encoded by the coding sequence ATGACACGAATGTTCACAGTTACTTGTCTGTTTCTTTTGGCAGCCCACGGAGATGCGTTCGCTGGCAAGAATGTTGCGATCGAGCCGAAGACCGGTGAGGTCGGATCGCCCTCGGTCAGCGAAACGTTCGATAGTGCCCTGGCGAGTCCGAGCACAGGCGTGAAGGGCGAGTGGAAAGTGGTCGATTCAGCGTTGGTTGGCAAAGAGCTGTCCTCCGATAAGCATGCTGCAGTGCTGAATTACCAGATGAAGAATCGCAACTCGGTGGTTCGGTTTTCGTTCAAGCTCGACGACAGTACTCGGGGATTCATGTTCAGCTTGAACCACGCGAAAGGACACCTGTTTCGAGTCTCGGTGACTCCATCGGAGGTGTCAATCAACTTGGATAAAGACAAGAAGGATCCAAAGTCCAAGGCGATGAAGTTGGCGACTGCCAAGGCTGGTTTCGAGCAGGGAAAATGGTACACGATGCAAGTTGAAATGAAGGGCGATCGCGTCGTCGCGCAGACTGACAACGGTGCTTTGCTTGATGTTGTTCATCCCCAACTTGATGTCGACAAGCCGAACTATCGCTTCGTCATGAAAGGTGATTCACTATCGATCGATGATCTGCAGATTTGGACCTTGAACTGA
- a CDS encoding ATP-binding cassette domain-containing protein: MSRLSTLSQPRSEPQAGGALLSYLWAALAGLLVPALVVMVGVIAVLLNSSDGLSGSGVRLGSHLHVPISPALSQQAPLIQLTELVGLTFLVATIFSVAVWLHRRAADRRACRVVKSLHDRVLKQSLRRAELEGAAAQHIRAQQLIGHQLPLVQKGLSLWYRAIPRSILMLIGCVTLAVCVNVWLALLAVVSGVLLWQFSRRLRRNDEADLNHWEVPRTRRRMAELVGQAPLLARLQSQGLADHAFHAELETLYRRLHNEDARLGRIWPLLFFAVSASIAVLILGLGVNLFGVDNGLSLPAALVIGLSLCGAVAAAGRLIGLAGQLGEYGDASDAVYHYLHRSNEIAPSEQRVGLAGLRDSVEIQDVTLGDSSGNPILSHLSLTLAPGSFVSILGTDGVSTRALTELLMGFGMPSEGRVAIDGIQLRDIHPQALARNVMWIEPDGPIWEGTIIENLRGDDESINNSDLVAVLEKVDVYERLQRLPDGLNTIITPGDSMLGVETTYAIGVARAMLHNPPIVLTSEPAPPAEHLSSDPCLAALKELSEKGSLVVVLPKRLQTLRSADRVVLLNGPRLVGEGKHAELLADSDLYRHINYLLFNPYRHQKS, from the coding sequence TTGAGTCGATTAAGCACGCTATCGCAGCCCCGAAGTGAACCGCAAGCCGGCGGAGCTCTGCTGTCCTATTTATGGGCCGCTCTTGCTGGCCTGCTGGTGCCGGCACTGGTCGTCATGGTCGGCGTCATAGCCGTGCTGTTAAATTCCAGCGACGGGCTGAGTGGCTCCGGCGTTCGGTTGGGCTCACATCTCCACGTTCCGATCAGTCCGGCGCTATCTCAGCAGGCACCGTTGATCCAATTGACGGAGCTGGTCGGTCTGACGTTCCTAGTCGCAACGATCTTTTCGGTTGCCGTTTGGCTGCACCGCCGGGCGGCTGACCGGCGGGCCTGTCGAGTCGTCAAATCGCTTCACGACCGCGTCCTAAAGCAAAGTCTGCGTCGGGCTGAACTCGAAGGTGCGGCGGCACAGCATATCCGCGCGCAACAACTGATAGGCCATCAGCTTCCGCTGGTTCAAAAAGGGTTGTCGCTGTGGTATCGCGCGATCCCACGCAGCATCTTGATGTTAATTGGTTGTGTGACGTTGGCGGTATGCGTAAACGTTTGGCTTGCACTGTTAGCAGTTGTCAGCGGTGTTCTGCTTTGGCAGTTTTCGCGTCGATTGCGCCGCAATGATGAAGCCGATCTGAATCACTGGGAAGTCCCACGCACCCGCCGGCGGATGGCCGAACTGGTTGGGCAAGCGCCGTTGCTAGCGCGGTTGCAATCACAGGGGTTAGCTGATCACGCGTTCCATGCTGAATTGGAAACTCTGTATCGTCGCCTTCACAACGAAGATGCCCGGTTAGGACGGATTTGGCCGCTGTTGTTCTTTGCGGTGTCAGCGTCGATTGCTGTGCTGATCTTGGGACTGGGGGTCAACCTATTCGGAGTGGATAACGGTTTAAGTTTGCCGGCGGCGTTGGTGATCGGGCTTTCGCTTTGCGGAGCAGTTGCTGCGGCAGGCCGCTTGATCGGGTTGGCCGGCCAGTTGGGCGAATATGGTGACGCTAGTGATGCGGTTTACCATTACTTGCACCGGAGTAATGAGATCGCGCCGAGCGAGCAACGCGTCGGGCTAGCCGGGCTGCGAGACAGCGTTGAAATTCAGGACGTCACGCTTGGCGATTCCAGCGGGAATCCAATTCTCAGCCATCTTAGCTTGACGTTGGCGCCGGGTTCGTTCGTGTCAATTCTGGGTACCGACGGTGTCTCGACTCGGGCGCTGACTGAGCTGTTGATGGGATTCGGAATGCCAAGTGAAGGACGCGTTGCGATCGATGGCATTCAACTGCGTGACATCCATCCGCAAGCGCTGGCGCGTAACGTGATGTGGATCGAACCGGATGGGCCAATTTGGGAAGGTACGATCATCGAAAATTTGCGCGGTGACGATGAATCAATTAACAACAGTGACTTGGTCGCGGTGCTTGAAAAAGTTGACGTTTACGAACGTCTTCAGCGATTGCCTGACGGCCTGAACACAATCATCACACCTGGCGATTCGATGCTCGGAGTCGAAACGACCTACGCGATCGGTGTTGCCCGCGCAATGCTTCACAATCCGCCGATCGTGCTGACTTCGGAGCCTGCCCCGCCCGCAGAACACCTCAGTAGTGATCCGTGCTTGGCGGCGCTGAAAGAGCTAAGCGAAAAAGGTTCATTGGTGGTCGTCTTACCCAAGCGACTTCAAACCCTGCGCTCGGCCGACCGTGTTGTGTTGCTAAACGGGCCGCGTTTAGTTGGCGAAGGCAAGCATGCCGAATTGTTGGCCGACAGCGACTTGTATCGCCACATTAACTACTTGCTATTCAATCCTTACCGGCATCAAAAGTCGTAA
- a CDS encoding ABC transporter permease, with protein sequence MHLVPSLCLTDSMQFADSMILAQGANWLPAWLTPLYVIAIAILIGAAAAILLYGLLSLLSFIPVLGRLADSPKRAIIASLVIGGLFSGVLCSQYVPNSGEDDFAYALILPLTTIGMLFGFGIIYGMWHRTRSEWFEILGEGVVPYLLGVAGLFVVIGLASAPLVTEPMAFFDSIPAVNLVGDGVEELTVVVPGVGDADPDTSPFHQASIEYSLRNMSVLQIRSDKTVLIADSADTSAFSKVPHRVNADEEQFFRSENRDVPPIPGDPSRLHIQNREINPATVVFSITSTPPIPEAKSIVAIAFSFLLSITAIMTFRQAAPRVWALALSTAKNEMAQPLYLLLMTLGIVGVVFFGFYPFNTLGDDIRLLKDSGVTLIMVLGMLQAVWSAGTTVSDEIEGRTALTVLSKPVSRRSFILGKYAGIMLSVLVLFAIIGAVLLIVISYKPIYDARETSRAATVWQNGFEEIITTIPILGLYFMETMAIGAIAVALATRLPLLANFITCFVVYVIGNLTSPLVASTKGNNELVGFVGKLIAVVVPNLNIFNVQAAVDAGNAIPLIYLAGAFNYLVCFAIAIWMLAMLLFEDRDLA encoded by the coding sequence ATGCACCTTGTCCCCTCGTTGTGTTTGACCGACTCGATGCAATTTGCCGATTCGATGATATTGGCCCAAGGTGCGAATTGGTTGCCCGCTTGGCTGACCCCTCTCTATGTGATCGCCATCGCGATCTTGATTGGTGCGGCTGCTGCAATTTTGCTGTACGGACTGCTCTCGCTGCTGTCGTTCATCCCGGTTTTGGGCCGTCTGGCTGATTCGCCAAAGCGGGCGATCATCGCTTCCTTGGTGATTGGCGGGCTGTTTTCGGGTGTGCTTTGTTCGCAATATGTGCCGAATTCGGGCGAGGATGACTTCGCTTATGCATTAATTTTGCCGCTGACGACAATCGGAATGTTGTTTGGATTCGGGATCATTTACGGGATGTGGCACCGGACTCGATCCGAGTGGTTCGAAATCCTTGGCGAGGGTGTTGTCCCATATCTGCTGGGTGTCGCAGGGCTATTTGTGGTGATTGGTTTGGCGTCGGCGCCGCTGGTGACTGAACCGATGGCGTTTTTTGATTCCATTCCGGCGGTGAACTTGGTAGGCGATGGAGTCGAAGAGTTGACAGTCGTCGTGCCCGGTGTCGGTGACGCAGATCCTGATACGTCACCGTTCCACCAAGCCAGCATTGAATACAGCCTACGAAACATGTCTGTTTTGCAAATTCGCAGCGACAAGACGGTTCTGATTGCCGACTCGGCCGATACGAGTGCGTTTTCAAAAGTTCCGCACCGCGTCAACGCCGACGAAGAGCAGTTCTTTCGGTCCGAGAATCGTGATGTTCCGCCGATTCCCGGTGATCCTTCGCGACTGCACATTCAAAACCGCGAGATCAACCCGGCCACCGTGGTCTTCTCGATCACGAGTACTCCGCCGATTCCTGAAGCCAAGTCGATTGTTGCAATCGCGTTTTCATTCTTGCTGTCGATCACTGCAATCATGACATTTCGTCAAGCGGCACCTCGAGTCTGGGCGTTGGCGTTGTCGACGGCTAAGAACGAAATGGCCCAGCCGCTGTACTTGTTGCTGATGACGCTGGGCATCGTTGGCGTTGTCTTTTTTGGGTTCTACCCATTCAATACGTTGGGCGACGACATCCGATTGCTCAAGGATAGCGGCGTGACCTTGATCATGGTGCTAGGAATGTTGCAAGCGGTTTGGAGTGCGGGAACGACGGTCAGTGACGAGATCGAAGGTCGTACCGCATTGACCGTTCTTAGCAAGCCTGTCAGTCGTCGCTCGTTCATCCTGGGTAAATACGCTGGTATCATGTTGTCGGTGTTGGTGTTGTTCGCGATTATCGGTGCGGTACTGCTGATCGTGATCAGTTACAAGCCGATTTATGACGCTCGCGAAACGTCTCGAGCCGCCACGGTTTGGCAAAATGGTTTCGAAGAAATCATCACCACGATCCCAATTCTTGGTTTGTATTTCATGGAAACCATGGCGATTGGTGCGATCGCGGTCGCACTTGCGACTCGGTTGCCGCTGCTTGCTAACTTCATTACCTGCTTTGTGGTCTACGTGATCGGAAACTTGACCTCGCCGCTGGTTGCCTCGACTAAGGGAAATAACGAATTGGTTGGGTTTGTCGGTAAATTGATCGCGGTGGTCGTGCCGAATTTGAATATTTTCAACGTTCAAGCGGCCGTCGACGCTGGAAATGCGATACCGCTGATCTACTTGGCGGGGGCTTTTAATTATCTTGTATGCTTCGCAATTGCCATTTGGATGCTTGCGATGTTATTGTTCGAGGACCGTGACTTGGCTTAA
- a CDS encoding acyl-CoA thioesterase, whose amino-acid sequence MFTVQRRVEFRDTDAAGIVHFSAFFPMMESAEHEMLRSMGISVFPKSAPNEHPLSWPRVSASCDYLSAAQFEDLLRIDVHVAQIGNSSVTYRFKFTRDEVVVAEGSLTVVCCLLTPKGLSKTPIPAELRELFQKHL is encoded by the coding sequence GTGTTTACTGTCCAACGCCGCGTCGAGTTTCGAGATACCGACGCGGCCGGAATTGTCCATTTTTCGGCGTTTTTCCCGATGATGGAGTCGGCCGAGCATGAAATGCTCAGATCGATGGGGATCTCCGTATTTCCAAAATCAGCACCCAACGAGCATCCGTTGAGCTGGCCTCGTGTCTCAGCAAGCTGCGACTATTTGTCTGCTGCTCAGTTTGAGGATCTGTTGAGGATCGATGTACATGTTGCCCAAATTGGCAATAGCAGCGTTACCTATCGATTCAAGTTCACCCGGGACGAAGTTGTTGTCGCCGAAGGCAGTCTGACCGTGGTTTGCTGTCTTTTGACGCCCAAAGGCCTCTCCAAAACGCCGATTCCGGCTGAACTGCGAGAACTGTTCCAAAAGCACCTTTGA
- the rpsR gene encoding 30S ribosomal protein S18 — translation MAPRPMSTRSRARKRSRVRSRTKKKDPIFVDGQRPRPMYVDYKDVELLKKMINRQGRLVGRRKSGCTAASQHAVSAAVKRARFMALLPFVGE, via the coding sequence ATGGCACCACGCCCAATGAGCACGCGTAGTCGTGCTCGCAAACGCAGCCGAGTCCGCTCGCGAACCAAAAAGAAAGATCCGATCTTTGTCGATGGTCAGCGCCCGCGTCCTATGTATGTCGATTACAAGGACGTTGAACTGCTAAAGAAGATGATCAACCGGCAAGGCCGCCTTGTCGGTCGTCGCAAGAGCGGCTGCACCGCAGCTAGCCAGCACGCCGTTAGCGCCGCAGTTAAGCGGGCCCGCTTCATGGCTCTGTTGCCGTTCGTCGGCGAGTAG
- the fusA gene encoding elongation factor G — protein sequence MSLAKTRNIGISAHIDSGKTTLSERILFYTGRIHKIEEVKGGGDGATMDHMELEKERGITITSAATSVQWKGHNINLIDTPGHVDFTVEVERSLRVLDAAVLVLCSVGGVQSQSITVDRQMKRYGIPRLAFINKMDRTGANPYRVVQMLRDKLGADAFMMQIPIGAEENFKGVVDLIEMVAYLHEGEEGEVVKTVPIPEDLVDEANEKRGEMLESLSMYSDVMMEKLLSEEEISKEMIYATVRDAATAGATPVFMGTAFKNKGVQPLLDAVTRYLPSPLDREIKGRDPKDEERRIELLPDATRPFVGMAFKIVEDPFGQLTFMRIYQGTIKKGDTYVNQRTGKSERFSRIVRMHSDKRDEIDSASAGDIVAVMGIDSASGDTYAQERDFCTLESMFIPDAVIKVSVSPKNRGDADKMSKALLRFRKEDPTFRVFSDEETKEILISGMGELHLDVYVERIRREYGVDIEVGAPKVSYRESPTKEVAFDYKHKKQSGGSGQFAHIKGKLCPIASDSEDSFEFEDHVTGGRIPKQYIAPVEKGFRDSLGKGPVAGYPVVGTRIDLEDGSYHDVDSSEKAFYTAAQGCFREYFKQAAPKLLEPIMNIEIECPETFQGPVVGDVIKRRGLMTSTDVLDGNCIIKAEVPLAETFGYATDLRSMTQGQGTFTMELATYNQVPANIQEEIIEAKRKSDLEAAK from the coding sequence ATGAGTCTGGCGAAAACAAGAAACATCGGGATCAGTGCTCACATCGACTCGGGTAAAACGACCCTCAGCGAGCGGATCCTTTTTTACACCGGGCGAATTCACAAGATCGAAGAGGTCAAAGGCGGCGGCGATGGTGCCACGATGGACCATATGGAACTGGAAAAAGAGCGTGGGATCACGATCACCAGTGCCGCGACTTCGGTCCAGTGGAAAGGCCACAACATCAACCTGATCGACACCCCTGGCCACGTGGACTTTACCGTCGAAGTAGAACGTTCGCTTCGCGTCCTCGATGCGGCGGTTTTGGTTTTGTGCAGCGTCGGTGGTGTTCAAAGCCAATCGATCACCGTCGATCGTCAAATGAAGCGTTACGGCATTCCTCGCCTCGCGTTCATCAACAAGATGGACCGCACCGGTGCGAACCCGTACCGCGTCGTCCAAATGCTTCGCGACAAACTGGGCGCCGATGCGTTCATGATGCAGATTCCAATCGGCGCGGAAGAGAACTTCAAGGGAGTTGTCGACCTGATCGAAATGGTCGCCTATTTGCACGAAGGTGAAGAAGGCGAAGTCGTCAAGACAGTGCCGATCCCAGAAGACCTGGTTGACGAAGCCAATGAAAAACGCGGTGAGATGCTTGAATCGCTTTCGATGTATAGCGACGTGATGATGGAGAAACTTCTGAGCGAAGAAGAAATCTCGAAAGAAATGATCTACGCCACCGTTCGCGACGCTGCCACTGCGGGCGCAACGCCTGTCTTCATGGGCACCGCGTTCAAGAACAAGGGTGTTCAACCGTTGCTCGACGCCGTGACTCGCTATCTGCCTAGCCCGCTCGATCGCGAAATCAAAGGCCGTGACCCGAAAGACGAAGAACGCCGAATCGAATTGCTGCCCGATGCAACTCGCCCATTCGTTGGAATGGCGTTCAAGATCGTCGAAGATCCGTTCGGTCAACTGACCTTTATGCGTATCTATCAAGGCACGATCAAGAAGGGCGACACTTACGTCAACCAACGGACCGGCAAGAGTGAACGGTTCAGCCGCATCGTCCGAATGCACAGCGACAAGCGTGACGAAATTGACTCGGCTTCGGCTGGCGATATCGTCGCGGTCATGGGTATCGACTCGGCCAGTGGTGACACCTACGCCCAGGAACGCGATTTCTGTACTCTGGAATCGATGTTCATTCCGGACGCGGTCATCAAGGTTTCGGTCAGCCCGAAGAACCGCGGCGATGCCGACAAGATGAGCAAGGCGCTACTTCGCTTCCGCAAGGAAGACCCTACTTTCCGCGTTTTCAGCGACGAAGAAACGAAGGAAATCCTGATCAGCGGAATGGGCGAGCTGCACTTGGACGTCTATGTCGAACGAATTCGTCGAGAGTATGGCGTTGACATCGAAGTAGGTGCCCCCAAGGTTAGCTACCGCGAAAGCCCCACCAAGGAAGTTGCGTTCGATTACAAGCACAAGAAGCAATCCGGCGGTTCGGGCCAATTCGCTCACATCAAGGGCAAGCTTTGCCCGATCGCGTCGGACAGCGAAGACAGCTTCGAATTCGAAGATCACGTCACCGGTGGCCGTATTCCAAAGCAATACATCGCACCTGTTGAAAAGGGATTCCGCGATAGCTTGGGCAAAGGCCCCGTGGCTGGTTACCCAGTCGTGGGAACTCGAATCGACTTGGAAGACGGTAGCTACCACGACGTTGACTCGTCCGAAAAGGCCTTCTATACAGCCGCTCAAGGTTGCTTCCGCGAGTACTTCAAGCAAGCCGCACCGAAGTTGCTCGAGCCGATTATGAACATCGAAATCGAATGCCCGGAAACATTCCAAGGACCAGTCGTTGGTGACGTGATCAAGCGACGTGGTTTGATGACCAGCACCGACGTTCTTGACGGCAACTGCATCATCAAGGCAGAAGTACCGTTGGCCGAAACGTTCGGCTACGCGACTGACCTACGAAGCATGACGCAAGGTCAAGGAACGTTCACGATGGAACTGGCGACTTACAATCAGGTCCCAGCGAACATCCAAGAAGAAATCATCGAAGCGAAACGCAAATCCGACCTAGAAGCGGCTAAGTAG